From a region of the Corallococcus coralloides DSM 2259 genome:
- a CDS encoding transglycosylase SLT domain-containing protein: MSWTGWVAGWVTGVALGQSPATLEAVRLHRSDAASLARAELTACEQAKCPDAGRLGLLAGTLVLSDGDAAQARDLLTRHAPPAPLEAFHAFYLGQARFYAGDPNGAAKDFERALEKASPALAVRARARLGESLLDAHRPKDAAPVLESAAAAQPTPELLFQRAQTRAATGNAAGLRADLKTVALRFPTHPYADEALEQLAALKPAVKLTLPEHLQRARSLLSDGAATRAEDELLTAEKRGLVKGAPAQAQVALLRAQVLFARGKREEAEKALAVARKGPPAIAAEAALVVARRALKSDDNEKARKLMAALDKAYPSQAAGEEGAFFAAWLDLQGGRFEDAAKSFADYEKRYKGSRRRDEAMWFRALSHIRLEQYAKARQALDDLVTAYPKTSMAPQARYWQARTEELGGGKPATVGPAYEAVISAAPASFYALLATERLRELGRTPPAAFPQPPKQLTLPRPPELELAVALTRAGLFRDAADEVQSRVSGLRGADQALPFAHALLQLGEYGHAHVVAARHLWGRAFGAKAPDALAAFYPRAFAQAVETEATRQALDPFLVWAIMRRESAFRPEVMSAADARGLMQIIPPTATEIAQKMAEPAPAPADLFAPERNIRYGAWYLAQLMKRFAHPALAAAAYNAGPKAAVRWTQERGSLPLDLFVESIPYRETRGYVKQVVADLYLYHRFYEKDGTQARLTLTVPAPSTDGVSF, translated from the coding sequence ATGAGTTGGACCGGCTGGGTGGCGGGTTGGGTGACGGGGGTGGCGCTGGGGCAGTCCCCGGCGACGCTGGAGGCCGTCCGCCTGCACCGGTCCGACGCGGCGTCACTCGCCCGGGCGGAGCTCACCGCCTGCGAGCAGGCGAAGTGCCCGGACGCGGGCCGCCTGGGCCTGCTCGCCGGGACACTCGTCCTTTCGGACGGGGACGCCGCTCAGGCGCGGGACCTGCTCACCCGCCATGCGCCTCCCGCGCCCCTGGAGGCCTTCCACGCCTTCTACCTGGGCCAGGCGCGCTTCTACGCGGGCGACCCCAACGGCGCGGCGAAGGACTTCGAGCGGGCCCTGGAGAAGGCCTCCCCGGCCCTGGCCGTGCGCGCCCGCGCCCGCCTGGGTGAGTCGCTCCTGGACGCACACCGGCCCAAGGACGCGGCCCCGGTGCTGGAGTCCGCGGCGGCGGCGCAGCCCACCCCGGAGCTGCTCTTCCAGCGCGCCCAGACGCGCGCGGCCACTGGCAACGCGGCGGGCCTGCGGGCGGACCTGAAGACGGTGGCGCTGCGCTTCCCCACCCACCCCTACGCGGACGAGGCGCTGGAGCAGCTGGCCGCGCTGAAGCCCGCGGTGAAGCTCACCCTGCCCGAACACCTCCAGCGCGCCCGGAGCTTGCTCTCCGACGGCGCGGCGACGCGGGCCGAGGACGAGCTCCTGACGGCGGAGAAGCGGGGGCTGGTGAAGGGCGCGCCCGCCCAGGCGCAGGTGGCGCTCCTGCGCGCGCAGGTGCTCTTCGCGCGAGGCAAGCGCGAGGAGGCGGAGAAGGCGCTCGCGGTGGCGCGCAAGGGGCCGCCGGCCATCGCCGCGGAGGCCGCGCTGGTGGTGGCGCGCCGGGCGCTGAAGTCGGACGACAACGAGAAGGCGCGCAAGCTGATGGCGGCGCTGGACAAGGCCTACCCCTCTCAAGCGGCCGGTGAGGAGGGCGCGTTCTTCGCCGCGTGGTTGGACCTGCAGGGTGGCCGCTTCGAGGACGCGGCGAAGTCCTTCGCGGACTACGAGAAGCGCTACAAGGGCTCGCGCCGCCGCGACGAGGCGATGTGGTTCCGCGCGCTCTCGCACATCCGGCTGGAGCAGTACGCGAAGGCGCGCCAGGCGCTGGACGACCTGGTGACGGCCTATCCGAAGACGAGCATGGCGCCGCAGGCGCGCTACTGGCAGGCGCGCACGGAGGAGCTGGGCGGCGGCAAGCCGGCGACGGTGGGGCCCGCCTATGAGGCCGTCATCAGCGCGGCGCCTGCGTCGTTCTACGCGCTGCTCGCCACGGAGCGGCTGCGCGAATTGGGGCGCACGCCGCCCGCGGCCTTCCCGCAGCCTCCGAAGCAGCTCACCCTCCCCCGCCCGCCGGAGCTGGAACTGGCGGTGGCGCTGACGCGCGCGGGCCTCTTCCGCGACGCGGCGGACGAGGTGCAGTCGCGCGTGTCGGGCCTGCGCGGCGCGGACCAGGCGCTGCCGTTCGCGCATGCCCTGCTGCAGCTGGGCGAGTACGGCCACGCGCACGTCGTGGCGGCACGCCACCTGTGGGGCCGCGCCTTCGGGGCGAAGGCACCGGACGCGCTGGCCGCGTTCTACCCGCGCGCGTTCGCCCAGGCGGTGGAGACGGAGGCCACGCGGCAGGCGCTGGATCCGTTCCTCGTGTGGGCCATCATGCGGCGCGAGAGCGCCTTCCGCCCGGAGGTCATGAGCGCGGCGGACGCGCGCGGCCTGATGCAGATCATCCCGCCCACGGCGACGGAGATCGCCCAGAAGATGGCGGAGCCCGCGCCCGCGCCCGCGGACCTGTTCGCCCCGGAGCGCAACATCCGCTACGGCGCGTGGTACCTGGCGCAGCTGATGAAGCGCTTCGCGCACCCGGCGCTGGCGGCGGCGGCCTACAACGCGGGCCCCAAGGCGGCGGTGCGCTGGACGCAGGAGCGCGGCAGCCTGCCCCTGGACCTGTTCGTGGAGTCCATCCCGTACCGGGAGACGCGCGGCTACGTGAAGCAGGTGGTGGCGGACCTGTACCTCTACCACCGCTTCTACGAGAAGGACGGCACGCAGGCCCGGCTGACCCTGACGGTGCCCGCCCCCAGCACGGACGGCGTCAGCTTCTGA
- a CDS encoding CAP domain-containing protein, with the protein MRRALLGLLLAGACVLPASAAPPSPAVASVSVPTPEGQEFPAPVPEETPQAQEARARLHVLREFERVGRRAPTSDKALEAAARRLAREALSEFTTGAPDLLRLMEAVSDSGAADPSPKVLVIRAWVHAHAIETFLARTDFNDERVSHFGVGVAFLGERAALVLLVADRKAEVLPFPRKIAKAGTEKRVCGRLVPPLRSPQVFVTRPDGEVEAVALSRMPSGTNGFCALVGFNTPGSYTVEVVGQASAGPEVTSLFLVQVEARSGRGGQKSQPEPTTLAEARTALYERINTLRRAHQLPELTPDPTLEEVSLRYSTRMATEGFFAHIAPDGSTLTRRLPEGTRYVRAGENLGLAAGPLAAHFGIEHSPGHRKNLLDPAFRFMGVGVAFQKVDGRDQAIVTEVFTAASPGAALPVDPVSDVYDALSRHRATLKLPPLVRSEALERLARDHARRALSQDEPSAGDGDPSPLHERVFSALPDAGTASVDFFVVGDPGAVPESRSLATATYTQVGVGLVRGNSKRFGQGQYWVAVIYAAVP; encoded by the coding sequence ATGAGACGCGCGCTGCTGGGCCTGCTGCTCGCGGGCGCCTGCGTCCTTCCGGCATCCGCCGCGCCGCCATCCCCGGCGGTGGCCTCCGTCTCCGTCCCCACCCCGGAGGGCCAGGAGTTCCCGGCCCCCGTCCCGGAGGAGACGCCCCAGGCCCAGGAGGCCCGGGCCCGGCTGCACGTGCTGCGCGAGTTCGAGCGCGTGGGCCGCCGCGCCCCCACGAGCGACAAGGCGCTGGAGGCCGCGGCCCGGAGGCTCGCGCGCGAGGCCCTGAGCGAGTTCACCACCGGCGCCCCGGACCTGCTCAGGTTGATGGAGGCGGTCAGCGACTCGGGCGCCGCGGATCCGTCCCCGAAGGTGCTGGTCATCCGCGCCTGGGTGCACGCGCACGCCATCGAGACGTTCCTCGCCCGCACGGACTTCAACGACGAGCGCGTGAGCCACTTCGGCGTGGGCGTGGCCTTCCTGGGCGAGCGCGCCGCGCTGGTGCTGCTCGTCGCGGACCGCAAGGCGGAGGTGCTCCCCTTCCCCCGGAAGATTGCCAAGGCCGGGACGGAGAAGCGCGTGTGCGGCCGGCTCGTGCCGCCGCTGCGCAGCCCGCAGGTCTTCGTCACCCGGCCGGATGGCGAGGTGGAGGCCGTGGCCCTGAGCCGCATGCCCTCCGGCACCAACGGCTTCTGTGCCCTGGTGGGCTTCAACACCCCCGGCAGCTACACCGTGGAGGTGGTGGGCCAGGCGAGCGCGGGGCCGGAGGTGACGTCGCTGTTCCTCGTGCAGGTGGAAGCCCGTTCCGGGCGCGGCGGACAGAAGTCGCAGCCCGAACCCACCACGCTGGCCGAGGCCCGCACCGCCCTCTACGAGCGCATCAACACCCTGCGCCGCGCACACCAGCTGCCGGAGCTCACGCCGGATCCCACGCTGGAGGAGGTGTCGCTGCGCTACAGCACGCGCATGGCGACAGAGGGCTTCTTCGCGCACATCGCGCCGGACGGCTCCACGCTCACCCGCCGCCTCCCGGAGGGCACGCGCTACGTGCGCGCCGGAGAGAACCTGGGCCTGGCGGCGGGCCCGCTCGCCGCGCACTTCGGCATCGAGCACAGCCCCGGCCACCGCAAGAACCTGCTGGACCCCGCGTTCCGCTTCATGGGCGTGGGCGTGGCGTTCCAGAAGGTGGACGGCCGCGACCAGGCCATCGTCACGGAGGTCTTCACCGCGGCCTCGCCCGGCGCGGCGCTCCCGGTGGACCCGGTGTCGGACGTCTACGACGCCCTGTCCCGGCACCGCGCCACGCTCAAGCTGCCGCCCCTGGTGCGCAGCGAGGCGCTGGAGCGGCTGGCGCGCGACCACGCCCGCCGCGCGCTGTCGCAGGACGAGCCCTCCGCCGGAGACGGAGACCCCTCCCCGCTGCACGAGCGCGTGTTCTCCGCGCTGCCGGACGCGGGCACCGCTTCGGTGGATTTCTTCGTCGTGGGCGACCCGGGCGCCGTACCGGAGTCACGCAGCCTGGCCACCGCCACCTACACCCAGGTGGGTGTGGGGCTGGTGCGGGGCAACTCCAAGCGCTTCGGCCAGGGCCAGTACTGGGTGGCCGTCATCTACGCCGCGGTCCCCTGA
- a CDS encoding DciA family protein produces MARGEPKTLESLLPRVLARLAGESGRASSLMPLWTAAVGENIARHSRPHQLDGSTLIISVESAEWAQVLSRQADSLRERLNEKLGTGTVKALAFQLESR; encoded by the coding sequence ATGGCGCGCGGTGAACCGAAGACCTTGGAGAGCCTGCTGCCCCGGGTGCTGGCGCGCCTGGCGGGAGAGTCCGGCCGCGCGTCGTCGCTGATGCCGCTCTGGACCGCCGCGGTGGGAGAGAACATCGCGCGCCACAGCCGGCCGCACCAGCTGGACGGCAGCACGCTGATCATCTCCGTGGAGAGCGCCGAGTGGGCCCAGGTCCTCTCCCGCCAGGCCGACTCCCTGCGCGAGCGGCTCAACGAGAAGCTGGGCACTGGCACCGTGAAGGCGCTCGCCTTCCAGTTGGAGTCGCGATGA